The genomic region CAGACTGTTGAGTAAAAACTTGAATATACTAGACTAAAACATGGAAAATTGCATATTAGGAGGACACTGCAAATACAGAGGCATTGTAATTACCAACAAAGAACACAAATTTCCATTTGGTTAAAATATGCAGCACTCATTAGACTAAAGTGCACTTACACAAGATTGCATAAGTGCAGTAAAGGTTGTATAAGTTTGGATTTCCCCAATCAATCAGGATCATATTATGTGACTGAGAATAGCTAAATCACATAACATCACGACAAACATTTTCTGGCTGCAGAGCAGGTTATTACTCAGCAGTTTGCcatgctttttttctttcctttatCATTATCACTCCATAATATACATGTCTACttccatttttttatgaaatctggCTTAAACTACTGTttgtaatttgttttattaatgtgaaaacaacacaaaaagcAGTGAGCAATGTGAAAAAGAAAAGACCAGTAGatgtttattattttacacATACAGTTCTATTTCAATGACAGTGTGAGCTGACCACCGTGTTAAATAGTAAAAGtttttgtatgtgtttgtgGTCTGTGGAGTCTTTGTAACAAAGTTGAAGAACTTGCATTTCCTGAATAACAATAAACACACATTACATTCTTTCAACAGCTCAAGTCATCTCATCAATAATACTGCACATTGCAGCATCTTTGTCCCACACTTTGTCCTTCTTACAAGGCACATTCTTGTCCGTTTGTGCAACCATGCAACTAACACCTGTCACATCGACATCCATAGGCTCGGTTTTCAGTCTCGCGGCTCCAGCTGACCCTGCGCCACCAGCCTCTCCCACACTGGAACTGTTAGGTTGCGGCAAATCGTCTGGAAGCGAAGCAAGACACCCCTGGATCATCTCCACCACCCGCTCCAGATGCTTTTGGAAACGCTCAGCCGTCTCCAGCCTCTGTCTCTTCTGAACCTCCATCATGACCCGAAGCGTCTCCCTGGCCTGGTGAGGACGGTACTCGTTGATGAGGTGATGCATGTGGACAAACAGGAGTTTCAAGTCCTCCATCTTCTCCTCTCGCTTAATGCTGCCTGGACTTTTGATGAGGATATCCAGGAGGTCCAGAAAGTTGACTAGGATGGACATATTTAGTTTCTTCAGTTCTCTTTTATGGTCAAACTGCATAGGGTGGAGGCGCTCGATGCCCTGGCTCTCTAATGGTCGGATAATGATGTCATCACATTGGAAATGATTGCCAAACATCATGTAACTGTCTCGAATAGGAGGAGGGGGTTTGGGGGCCAGTCCCTTTCGCACGTTTTCATCCGTGTACTCCTTGATGTACTGCATTGGAGGCGGTGGAAGAGCACTGACCTGCTGTGGCTCCCCCATTTTGTAAATCTAGTCATGAAAAGGGATAAAAcaatcaaatatatttattaaagtatTAGACTAGTAGCAATATTTAATATTgttgttaatatttattaaaactcTGGCAATCTACAAACAAACAATCATTATTATAAACAAACTATAGTTCCTAGATATATTAAtgtcaaaaaacaaacatatcgGACGGCGTCCGATATGCAGTAAAAGGAACCATACACATTTTATCAACAACACTTAGAAACAGCTAATAGCTTAGCTAAATGCTACAGTTTGCGAATAAATGATATAAAGAATCGCAAAGCAGGACTCATTACTGAAGTAATCAACAAAAATACATACCGAAACTCCTggctttattataaaaaaatagtcTCGGCTACATAAACATAAGCAAAGCGATCAAGACCTCTTGCATGTCGCGATTTTCGATTCCTTCATGTCTAAACATAAATGGATTACATTGGTTCACAGTCCTCTAGCAACGAGGTATTTCATTGGCTAAAAGCAGAATTAGGGCGTGATCAAAAGCGAATTCAGTGACTGGGGGCGCGACTCAAACAGATCCTTCTTCTAATGGATGATGGATGACACtcaaaaacaaatgtgccacAACCCGAGGTGGACCCTTTTGAAAATTcttaacatttataaaaatatatatatatatatttaaccctaggctatatatatatatatatatatatatatatatatatatatatatatatatatatatatatatatatatatatatatatatatatatatatatatatatatatatatatatatatatatatatatatatattatagacaaataacacatttaatgCAGACATAAatgggtttttatttttattttacattttagtaaGTTTTAAGGGAAATGTACCAATATTGAAACTTTGGGTAGCAGGATTTCAGTGATTTCATTCACTGTCTGAACAAATGTAGAACATCTAGGGTTCATTTGGAGGGTGTGTAGGCTTAAGAAATGGTCATGAATACatcaaaatgtataaaataaaataaaaactaaatactgtgtagaaaaatgtatttaaatacaaataggcctaccgtattttgtattttgaaaatacacaacactgtcagaaaaaaaaggtacaatgctatcactggggcggtagcctaaggtacaaaaccgaaag from Pseudorasbora parva isolate DD20220531a chromosome 11, ASM2467924v1, whole genome shotgun sequence harbors:
- the med7 gene encoding mediator of RNA polymerase II transcription subunit 7 — its product is MGEPQQVSALPPPPMQYIKEYTDENVRKGLAPKPPPPIRDSYMMFGNHFQCDDIIIRPLESQGIERLHPMQFDHKRELKKLNMSILVNFLDLLDILIKSPGSIKREEKMEDLKLLFVHMHHLINEYRPHQARETLRVMMEVQKRQRLETAERFQKHLERVVEMIQGCLASLPDDLPQPNSSSVGEAGGAGSAGAARLKTEPMDVDVTGVSCMVAQTDKNVPCKKDKVWDKDAAMCSIIDEMT